In Curtobacterium sp. TC1, the following proteins share a genomic window:
- a CDS encoding MFS transporter gives MLVGPLLNPINTTMVSVALTPISRDLGIGAAQAIWLVAALYLASAIAQPTMGKLADRFGPKKVFLTGLVIVGVAGVVPEFLTGFGGAVFARVLIGIGTSSAYPAALTTLRQHSARIGKPTPPLVLGALSITSLVSAAAGPPLGGALIAAFGWHAIFLVNVPLAAFGIVVASMWLPSDRLRPRDDEDLPVLQALDPLGMVLMTGTVSALLVFLLDLSAGLWWLLAVAIVLLVALVLWELRAVRPFVDVRMLARNGALSRTYVRLFLTYLLAYTMTYGFSQWVQDVAGYSSDVAGYIQLPAAIVAGIASFVVARKTAVRGPLIIAAVVPIVGGALLLFLHTGSPVVLLALAPALFGVPQALASVSNQAALYRLVPAAYIGTAAGLSRTAVYIGAIGASSLIGGVFGQAPTTPDLHVLAWVILGVAVLLTVLTLADRRLRTTAAMPAS, from the coding sequence GTGCTGGTCGGACCGCTGCTCAACCCGATCAACACCACGATGGTGTCCGTCGCACTCACACCGATCTCCCGCGACCTGGGGATCGGTGCGGCGCAGGCGATCTGGCTCGTCGCGGCCCTGTACCTGGCGAGTGCGATCGCGCAGCCGACGATGGGCAAGCTCGCTGACCGCTTCGGCCCGAAGAAGGTGTTCCTGACCGGGCTCGTGATCGTCGGTGTCGCCGGGGTGGTGCCCGAGTTCCTGACCGGCTTCGGCGGCGCGGTGTTCGCCCGTGTCCTCATCGGCATCGGGACCTCGTCCGCGTACCCGGCGGCCCTCACCACCCTGCGGCAGCACTCGGCGCGGATCGGGAAGCCGACCCCGCCGCTCGTGCTCGGGGCACTGTCGATCACCTCGCTCGTGTCCGCGGCGGCCGGGCCGCCCCTCGGCGGCGCGCTCATCGCCGCGTTCGGCTGGCACGCGATCTTCCTGGTGAACGTGCCCCTGGCGGCGTTCGGCATCGTCGTGGCGTCGATGTGGCTGCCGTCCGACCGTCTCCGTCCGCGAGACGACGAGGACCTGCCCGTCCTCCAGGCGCTCGACCCGCTCGGCATGGTGCTCATGACGGGCACCGTCTCGGCGCTGCTCGTGTTCCTGCTCGACCTGTCCGCCGGGCTGTGGTGGCTGCTCGCGGTCGCGATCGTGCTGCTCGTCGCGCTGGTGCTCTGGGAGCTGCGGGCGGTCCGGCCGTTCGTCGACGTCCGGATGCTCGCGCGGAACGGCGCGCTGTCCCGCACCTACGTGCGGCTGTTCCTGACCTACCTGCTCGCGTACACGATGACCTACGGGTTCTCGCAGTGGGTGCAGGACGTCGCCGGGTACTCGAGCGACGTCGCCGGGTACATCCAGCTGCCGGCAGCGATCGTGGCCGGGATCGCGTCGTTCGTCGTCGCGCGGAAGACCGCCGTGCGCGGACCCCTGATCATCGCGGCCGTCGTGCCGATCGTGGGCGGGGCACTCCTGCTCTTCCTGCACACCGGGTCGCCGGTCGTGCTGCTCGCCCTCGCGCCGGCGCTGTTCGGCGTCCCGCAGGCGCTTGCGTCGGTGTCGAACCAGGCGGCGCTGTACCGGCTCGTGCCCGCGGCGTACATCGGCACCGCGGCTGGGCTGTCCCGCACGGCGGTGTACATCGGGGCGATCGGGGCCTCGTCGCTCATCGGTGGCGTGTTCGGCCAGGCCCCGACCACACCGGACCTGCACGTGCTGGCGTGGGTGATCCTCGGCGTCGCGGTGCTCCTGACGGTCCTGACCCTGGCCGACCGCCGCCTCCGCACTACGGCCGCGATGCCCGCTTCGTGA
- a CDS encoding DUF3592 domain-containing protein → MAGGSTKAKPGRRGRRPRKRRPREPLTWARFWRGLRTYARDTWSRWFTIIGGLAILLTVFHLPGDVSSLRQNADLQQRGRTAQAVVVEVRHEHHSGYRGGSWDEYWPVTEQTVDGDVFTASLRRYSTRDPDLYERGRRIEVLYDPDHHWTVALAGDDARAALERQVRSASTVGAVGLTLVAVGLPVELRRARRKRRRAETARPLGTARRRPRR, encoded by the coding sequence GTGGCAGGGGGAAGCACGAAGGCGAAGCCGGGACGACGCGGACGACGACCGCGGAAGCGCCGCCCTCGCGAGCCGCTGACCTGGGCCCGGTTCTGGCGAGGCCTCCGGACGTACGCACGCGACACCTGGTCGCGGTGGTTCACGATCATCGGCGGCCTCGCCATCCTGCTGACGGTGTTCCATCTGCCCGGCGACGTGTCCTCACTCCGGCAGAACGCCGACCTGCAGCAGCGCGGGCGAACGGCGCAGGCGGTCGTCGTCGAGGTCAGGCACGAGCACCACAGCGGGTACCGGGGTGGGTCCTGGGACGAGTACTGGCCGGTGACCGAGCAGACCGTCGACGGCGACGTGTTCACGGCTTCGCTGCGCCGGTACTCCACGCGCGATCCCGATCTCTACGAGCGTGGGCGCCGCATCGAGGTGCTCTACGATCCCGACCACCACTGGACGGTCGCGCTTGCAGGAGATGATGCTCGCGCCGCCCTGGAGCGACAGGTGCGGAGCGCGAGCACGGTCGGAGCGGTCGGCCTCACCCTCGTGGCCGTCGGCCTGCCGGTCGAACTGCGCCGCGCGCGACGGAAGCGTCGGCGCGCGGAGACCGCGCGGCCACTCGGCACCGCGCGGCGCAGACCCCGCCGCTGA
- a CDS encoding DUF2017 family protein codes for MIPFVRRADGVHLGMSSGERGLLTSLTEQLRQVLDGDLTADPVAERMFPDAYPDDDDASAEFRKYTQSDLLAQKTTNATTVHEWLTGTRDGALAPEDEQAWLRTLTDLRLTIADRLGIVDADAEERSVEADAGVGLRDVYDWLGYVQEHLITTMTDPR; via the coding sequence GTGATCCCCTTCGTCCGCCGAGCCGACGGCGTCCACCTCGGCATGTCCTCCGGCGAGCGCGGGCTGCTCACGTCCCTGACCGAGCAGCTGCGCCAGGTGCTCGACGGCGATCTGACGGCGGACCCGGTGGCCGAGCGGATGTTCCCGGACGCCTACCCGGACGACGACGACGCCAGCGCGGAGTTCCGGAAGTACACGCAGTCCGACCTGCTGGCGCAGAAGACCACGAACGCGACGACCGTGCACGAGTGGCTGACGGGTACCCGCGACGGCGCCCTTGCCCCCGAGGACGAGCAGGCCTGGCTCCGCACCCTGACCGACCTGCGGCTGACGATCGCCGACCGTCTCGGGATCGTCGACGCCGACGCCGAGGAGCGTTCGGTCGAGGCCGACGCGGGCGTCGGCCTGCGCGACGTCTACGACTGGCTCGGGTACGTGCAGGAGCACCTGATCACGACGATGACCGACCCGCGGTGA
- the glyA gene encoding serine hydroxymethyltransferase has translation MSITDLPAVDGSVDTDRAAFNAPLTEVDPEIAAVLQQELGRQRDTLEMIASENFVPRAVLESQGSVLTNKYAEGYPGKRYYGGCEYVDVAEQLAIDRAKALFGASYANVQPHSGATANAAVLHAIASAGDTILGLELAHGGHLTHGMKLNFSGRIYNAVAYGVDPETFEVDYDDIRAKAIEHQPKVLIAGWSAYPRQLDFAKFREIADEVGAKLWVDMAHFAGLVAAGLHPSPVPHAHVVSSTVHKTLGGPRSGIILSNDETLFKKLNSAVFPGQQGGPLMHVIAAKATAFLLAGTPEFKARQERTIRGARLLADRLTQPDARAAGIDVLTGGTDVHLVLVDLRTSEVDGKQAEDLLHEVGITVNRNSVPFDPRPPMVTSGVRIGTSALATRGFGDAEFTEVADIIALTLMPNPDIAALSARVKTLTDAFPLYA, from the coding sequence GTGTCCATCACCGATCTGCCCGCCGTCGACGGCTCCGTCGACACCGACCGCGCAGCCTTCAACGCCCCGCTCACCGAGGTCGACCCCGAGATCGCCGCCGTCCTGCAGCAGGAGCTCGGCCGTCAGCGCGACACCCTCGAGATGATCGCGTCCGAGAACTTCGTGCCGCGTGCCGTGCTCGAGTCCCAGGGCTCCGTCCTCACCAACAAGTACGCCGAGGGCTACCCCGGCAAGCGCTACTACGGCGGCTGCGAGTACGTCGACGTCGCCGAGCAGCTCGCCATCGACCGTGCCAAGGCGCTGTTCGGGGCTTCCTACGCGAACGTGCAGCCGCACTCGGGCGCCACGGCGAACGCCGCGGTCCTGCACGCCATCGCCAGTGCCGGTGACACGATCCTCGGCCTCGAGCTCGCGCACGGCGGTCACCTGACCCACGGCATGAAGCTCAACTTCTCCGGCCGCATCTACAACGCCGTGGCGTACGGCGTCGACCCCGAGACGTTCGAGGTCGACTACGACGACATCCGCGCGAAGGCCATCGAGCACCAGCCGAAGGTCCTCATCGCCGGCTGGTCCGCCTACCCGCGCCAGCTCGACTTCGCGAAGTTCCGCGAGATCGCGGACGAGGTCGGCGCGAAGCTCTGGGTCGACATGGCGCACTTCGCCGGCCTCGTCGCCGCCGGTCTGCACCCGTCCCCGGTCCCGCACGCCCACGTCGTCTCGTCGACGGTGCACAAGACCCTCGGCGGCCCCCGCTCGGGCATCATCCTGTCCAACGACGAGACGCTGTTCAAGAAGCTGAACTCCGCGGTCTTCCCGGGCCAGCAGGGCGGCCCGCTCATGCACGTGATCGCCGCCAAGGCCACCGCGTTCCTGCTCGCCGGCACCCCCGAGTTCAAGGCCCGCCAGGAGCGCACCATCCGGGGCGCCCGCTTGCTCGCGGACCGGCTCACGCAGCCGGACGCCCGCGCGGCCGGCATCGACGTCCTGACCGGTGGCACCGACGTGCACCTGGTGCTGGTCGACCTGCGCACGTCCGAGGTCGACGGCAAGCAGGCCGAAGACCTGCTGCACGAGGTCGGCATCACCGTGAACCGCAACTCCGTGCCGTTCGACCCGCGTCCGCCGATGGTCACCTCGGGTGTCCGCATCGGCACGTCGGCGCTCGCCACGCGTGGCTTCGGCGACGCCGAGTTCACCGAGGTCGCGGACATCATCGCGCTGACCCTCATGCCGAACCCGGACATCGCAGCGCTCTCGGCCCGGGTCAAGACCCTGACCGACGCGTTCCCCCTCTACGCGTGA
- a CDS encoding MarR family winged helix-turn-helix transcriptional regulator — MTDASETDATDLADAVLTMHGRLRRSLLASKADEVTASQTAALGRLLRYGPATVADLARAEGVRPQSMGATVQALVDLGLAERQADPTDGRRSIVSATDAGAAARQATWATRNRELADRLATLSEADRRVVARAMAVLGPIVDP, encoded by the coding sequence GTGACCGACGCCTCCGAGACCGATGCGACCGACCTGGCCGACGCCGTCCTCACGATGCACGGCCGACTCCGACGGTCGCTGCTCGCTTCGAAGGCCGACGAGGTCACCGCGTCGCAGACCGCCGCACTCGGCCGGTTGCTGCGCTACGGCCCCGCCACCGTGGCCGACCTCGCGCGCGCCGAGGGCGTCCGACCGCAGTCGATGGGCGCGACCGTGCAGGCCCTCGTCGACCTCGGTCTCGCCGAGCGCCAGGCGGACCCGACCGACGGGCGCCGGTCGATCGTCAGCGCGACCGACGCCGGTGCCGCAGCACGACAGGCCACCTGGGCCACCCGGAACCGTGAGCTCGCCGATCGGCTGGCCACGCTGTCCGAAGCGGACCGCCGCGTCGTCGCACGCGCGATGGCGGTGCTCGGGCCGATCGTCGACCCCTGA
- a CDS encoding acetyltransferase: MTVAFRAASEDDREALLAFSTSEPVTWIGPDRYRAVAGEPKVVGTTDAANTPMRRAFERAGFAVTKRRIVFER; this comes from the coding sequence GTGACGGTCGCCTTCCGCGCGGCCTCCGAGGACGACCGGGAGGCCCTGCTCGCGTTCTCGACGTCGGAACCGGTCACGTGGATCGGTCCGGACCGGTACCGCGCCGTGGCCGGCGAGCCGAAGGTGGTCGGCACGACGGACGCGGCGAACACCCCGATGCGCCGGGCGTTCGAGCGGGCCGGCTTCGCGGTGACGAAGCGCCGGATCGTGTTCGAGCGCTGA
- the nagA gene encoding N-acetylglucosamine-6-phosphate deacetylase, which translates to MTATGLQTGREAQRTLVRASRVVDVAGSTADGWVLLTGDVVHAVGSGPEAPTADQVVDLGDAVLTPGFIDLHGHGGATESYEDDSFAGSLAVHRAHGTTRSVLSLVANPVPVLADSLARIRSVMAADPLVLGAHLEGPFLSPHNKGAHNESFLIDPSPAAVEALLEAGEGVIRQVTIAPELRGALDAVRRFVAAGVTVAVGHTVGTYDQARAAFDAGATLLTHAYNAMPGLHHRAPGPIGAAVSDDRVTLELILDAVHVHPVVADTLLRAAPGRVALITDAMGAAGAADGSYRLGSLDVTVTDGIAHVAGTDTIAGSTLTQDVALRNAVSLAGRTLPEAVAALTSVPAAALGLGDRLGRLAPGYAADLVALSPALEVQRVWAGGRELR; encoded by the coding sequence GTGACCGCCACGGGCCTCCAGACCGGCCGGGAGGCCCAGCGCACCCTGGTGCGCGCATCCCGCGTCGTCGACGTGGCCGGCTCCACGGCGGACGGCTGGGTCCTGCTCACCGGTGACGTGGTGCACGCGGTCGGCTCCGGCCCCGAAGCCCCCACGGCGGACCAGGTCGTCGACCTGGGCGACGCGGTCCTGACGCCCGGGTTCATCGACCTGCACGGGCACGGCGGGGCCACCGAGTCGTACGAGGACGACTCCTTCGCCGGGTCGCTGGCCGTGCACCGTGCGCACGGCACGACCCGCTCGGTCCTGTCGCTCGTCGCCAACCCGGTCCCCGTGCTCGCGGACTCGCTCGCGCGGATCCGTTCCGTGATGGCCGCGGACCCGCTCGTGCTCGGTGCGCACCTGGAGGGGCCGTTCCTGTCCCCGCACAACAAGGGCGCCCACAACGAGTCGTTCCTCATCGACCCCTCACCGGCAGCGGTCGAGGCACTGCTCGAAGCCGGCGAGGGCGTCATCCGCCAGGTCACCATCGCCCCGGAACTCCGCGGCGCGCTCGACGCCGTCCGCCGGTTCGTCGCCGCCGGGGTCACCGTCGCCGTCGGGCACACCGTCGGCACCTACGACCAGGCCCGTGCCGCGTTCGACGCCGGTGCGACGCTGCTGACCCACGCGTACAACGCGATGCCGGGGCTGCACCACCGTGCACCGGGACCGATCGGTGCCGCCGTGTCCGACGACCGGGTCACGCTCGAGCTCATCCTCGACGCCGTGCACGTGCACCCCGTCGTCGCGGACACACTGCTCCGGGCTGCTCCGGGCCGGGTGGCGCTCATCACCGATGCCATGGGTGCTGCTGGAGCGGCCGACGGGTCCTACCGGCTGGGATCGCTCGACGTCACCGTGACGGACGGCATCGCGCACGTCGCCGGGACCGACACCATCGCGGGGTCGACGTTGACGCAGGACGTGGCGTTGCGGAACGCGGTCTCGCTCGCCGGACGGACGCTGCCCGAGGCCGTGGCGGCCCTGACGAGTGTGCCGGCTGCGGCGCTGGGGCTCGGCGACCGGCTGGGGCGGCTCGCGCCGGGGTACGCGGCCGACCTCGTGGCGCTGTCTCCGGCGCTCGAGGTGCAGCGGGTGTGGGCCGGCGGGCGCGAGCTGCGCTGA
- the purU gene encoding formyltetrahydrofolate deformylase, whose translation MLTKHQHRRARYPDPVTDPTPTHWTLTLVCDDQPGIVHAVSGAVVAADGNITESQQFSSVDTNTFFMRLQVMAPVDRATFEAALAPVAARYDARVQLDVVGRPLRTLVLVSKAGHCLNDLLYRQRGGQLPIEVPLVLSNHPDLSELASFYSVPFEHRPVTDADSKAAMERRVLEAVEEHDIELVVLARYMQILSPELCAALQGRAVNIHHSFLPGFKGANPYRQAHARGVKLIGATAHFVTSDLDEGPIIEQNVVRVDHTKDPAELVSIGQDEESRTLTQAVRWIAEDRVLLDGARTIIFK comes from the coding sequence CTGCTCACGAAGCACCAGCATCGCCGCGCCCGGTACCCTGATCCGGTGACCGACCCGACCCCCACGCACTGGACCCTGACGCTCGTCTGCGACGACCAGCCCGGGATCGTGCACGCCGTCTCCGGAGCGGTCGTCGCCGCGGACGGCAACATCACCGAGTCGCAGCAGTTCTCGAGCGTCGACACGAACACGTTCTTCATGCGCCTGCAGGTCATGGCACCGGTGGACCGCGCGACCTTCGAGGCGGCCCTCGCCCCCGTCGCCGCCCGCTACGACGCCCGCGTCCAGCTCGACGTCGTCGGCCGCCCCCTGCGCACCCTCGTGCTCGTGTCGAAGGCCGGCCACTGCCTCAACGACCTGCTCTACCGCCAGCGCGGCGGGCAGCTGCCGATCGAGGTCCCCCTCGTGCTGTCCAACCACCCGGACCTGTCCGAGCTCGCGTCGTTCTACTCGGTGCCGTTCGAGCACCGCCCGGTCACCGACGCGGACAGCAAGGCGGCCATGGAGCGCCGTGTGCTGGAAGCGGTCGAGGAGCACGACATCGAACTCGTCGTCCTCGCCCGCTACATGCAGATCCTGTCGCCGGAGCTCTGCGCCGCGCTCCAGGGCCGTGCGGTCAACATCCACCACTCGTTCCTGCCCGGCTTCAAGGGCGCGAACCCCTACCGCCAGGCCCACGCACGCGGTGTGAAGCTCATCGGCGCGACGGCCCACTTCGTCACGAGCGACCTGGACGAGGGCCCGATCATCGAGCAGAACGTCGTGCGCGTCGACCACACGAAGGACCCCGCCGAGCTGGTCTCCATCGGCCAGGACGAAGAATCCCGCACCCTCACCCAGGCGGTGCGCTGGATCGCCGAGGACCGTGTCCTGCTCGACGGCGCCCGCACCATCATCTTCAAGTAG
- a CDS encoding MarR family winged helix-turn-helix transcriptional regulator, whose amino-acid sequence MSQEPTAPRADVDGIVAWTVIRAARTLSRRLAVDLAPLGLTPVEFGVLIQLAAADELNQADLARAVGVRPQSMTTLVGGLSTRGLVERGAAPGRGRASRMHLTPEGDALLARAHPVVSASNAWFGHLGDQVNEALHPLLGPGDQSDDGAAVP is encoded by the coding sequence GTGTCCCAGGAACCCACAGCTCCACGCGCCGACGTCGACGGGATCGTGGCGTGGACCGTGATCCGCGCGGCCCGGACGCTCTCACGGAGACTGGCGGTCGACCTGGCACCACTCGGACTCACGCCCGTCGAGTTCGGGGTGCTCATCCAGCTCGCCGCCGCGGACGAGCTCAACCAGGCCGACCTCGCCCGCGCCGTCGGCGTGCGCCCGCAGAGCATGACGACGCTCGTCGGCGGCTTGTCGACGCGGGGACTCGTCGAGCGGGGCGCCGCACCGGGCCGGGGGCGGGCCTCCCGGATGCACCTGACGCCGGAAGGCGACGCGCTGCTGGCGCGCGCCCATCCCGTGGTCTCCGCGAGCAACGCGTGGTTCGGGCACCTCGGCGACCAGGTCAACGAGGCGCTGCACCCGCTGCTCGGCCCAGGAGACCAGAGCGATGACGGCGCAGCCGTCCCCTGA
- the clpS gene encoding ATP-dependent Clp protease adapter ClpS — MTLTSPDVDERTTPDERTNARADTPWVTVVWDDPVNLMSYVTYVFQRHFGFGREQAERLMHQVDTEGRAIVATGPREAMEAHVQSMHGYGLQATVDKAPEA; from the coding sequence ATGACGCTGACCTCGCCCGACGTGGACGAACGGACCACCCCGGACGAACGCACCAATGCCCGCGCGGACACCCCGTGGGTCACCGTCGTGTGGGACGACCCGGTGAACCTGATGTCCTACGTCACCTACGTCTTCCAGCGGCACTTCGGCTTCGGACGCGAGCAGGCGGAGCGGCTCATGCACCAGGTGGACACCGAGGGGCGGGCCATCGTGGCGACGGGGCCGCGCGAGGCGATGGAGGCCCACGTCCAGTCGATGCACGGCTACGGCCTGCAGGCGACCGTCGACAAGGCCCCCGAAGCGTGA
- a CDS encoding tetrahydrofolate dehydrogenase/cyclohydrolase catalytic domain-containing protein produces the protein MSDALTPLPVERWAGEGTAVRIDGTALAARTLEELRVRIDRLHEHGIRPGLGTILVGSNPGSMSYVAGKHRDSAQIGLDSHRIDLPSSASAADIRAAILQMNDDPRVTAFIVQLPLPEGIDPTPMLELMDPSKDADGLHPTNLGELVLAVPGGAGTIDAPLPCTPRGIVAMLEAYDIPIRGAHVTIIGQGLTVGRPLGLLLTRLEATATLTHSLTADVAAECRRADIVVAAAGVAGLVKPDWVQPGAAVIDVGITRVVNDETGKAKLHGDVDPAVASVAGFMSPVPGGVGPMTRAMLMKNVVEAAERHLK, from the coding sequence GTGAGCGACGCCCTGACTCCCCTGCCCGTCGAACGATGGGCGGGGGAGGGCACTGCCGTCCGCATCGACGGCACCGCCCTCGCCGCCCGGACCCTCGAGGAACTGCGGGTCCGCATCGACCGGCTGCACGAGCACGGCATCCGTCCGGGGCTCGGCACGATCCTGGTCGGGTCGAACCCCGGTTCGATGTCGTACGTCGCGGGCAAGCACCGTGACTCGGCGCAGATCGGGCTCGACTCGCACCGCATCGACCTGCCGTCGTCCGCGAGTGCTGCGGACATCCGAGCAGCGATCCTGCAGATGAACGACGACCCCCGGGTCACCGCGTTCATCGTTCAGTTGCCGCTGCCGGAGGGCATCGACCCGACGCCGATGCTCGAGCTGATGGACCCGTCGAAGGACGCCGACGGCCTGCACCCGACGAACCTCGGTGAGCTCGTGCTCGCCGTGCCCGGTGGTGCCGGCACGATCGACGCGCCCCTGCCCTGCACCCCGCGGGGCATCGTCGCGATGCTCGAGGCGTACGACATCCCGATCCGGGGCGCGCACGTCACGATCATCGGGCAGGGGCTGACGGTCGGTCGGCCGCTCGGTCTGCTGCTCACCCGCCTCGAGGCCACCGCCACCCTGACCCACTCCCTGACGGCCGACGTCGCCGCGGAGTGCCGTCGCGCCGACATCGTCGTCGCGGCCGCCGGGGTCGCCGGGCTCGTCAAGCCGGACTGGGTGCAGCCCGGTGCGGCCGTGATCGACGTGGGCATCACCCGCGTGGTGAACGACGAGACGGGGAAGGCCAAGCTGCACGGCGACGTCGACCCCGCGGTCGCGTCCGTCGCGGGCTTCATGTCGCCGGTGCCCGGCGGCGTCGGCCCGATGACCCGCGCGATGCTCATGAAGAACGTGGTCGAGGCCGCGGAGCGCCACCTGAAGTAG
- a CDS encoding NAD(P)H-binding protein → MSEIVAVTGVTGDVGGKTVDELRRMGVPVRAIVRRPEQVTALRARGIDARRADLDDVAALTVALDGVDRFFLVTPVSPQQAEQGAVGVRAAQRAGVRRIVHLSGGDAAEHSPMPWASAAWHTDRSVRDSGLAWTILHPSSFMTNVTPSAPAIRRGWFPHTTGRGVIGWIDTEDIARSAARVLTSDGHDGTEPVLTGPDLLDARGVAAALAAGLGRPVRALHLPSRLYAGVLRLSGVPAWQAEGLRQQFGRVVRHGLDGVDVMRDDVLRITGAAPRGLADWARAHRNDLLG, encoded by the coding sequence ATGAGCGAGATCGTGGCGGTGACCGGGGTGACCGGAGACGTCGGTGGCAAGACGGTGGACGAACTCCGGCGGATGGGCGTTCCGGTGCGCGCGATCGTCCGCCGCCCGGAGCAGGTCACGGCGCTCCGTGCCCGGGGGATCGACGCGCGCCGCGCCGACCTCGACGACGTGGCCGCCCTGACCGTCGCGCTCGACGGGGTCGACCGGTTCTTCCTCGTCACCCCGGTCAGCCCGCAGCAGGCGGAGCAGGGCGCAGTCGGGGTCCGAGCGGCGCAACGAGCTGGCGTCCGCCGCATCGTGCACCTGTCCGGCGGGGACGCCGCCGAGCACTCGCCGATGCCGTGGGCCAGCGCTGCCTGGCACACCGACCGCTCGGTACGCGACAGTGGTCTGGCGTGGACGATCCTGCACCCGTCGTCGTTCATGACGAACGTGACCCCGTCAGCGCCCGCGATCCGCCGCGGGTGGTTCCCGCACACGACGGGGCGTGGCGTGATCGGCTGGATCGACACCGAGGACATCGCCCGGTCGGCTGCGCGTGTGCTGACGAGCGACGGCCACGACGGTACCGAGCCCGTACTCACCGGCCCGGACCTGCTCGACGCTCGCGGGGTCGCCGCCGCGCTCGCCGCCGGCCTCGGGCGTCCGGTGCGGGCACTCCACCTGCCGAGCCGGCTGTACGCCGGCGTGCTGCGACTGAGCGGCGTGCCGGCGTGGCAGGCCGAGGGACTCCGGCAGCAGTTCGGCCGGGTGGTGCGACACGGCCTCGACGGCGTGGACGTGATGCGTGACGACGTGCTGCGGATCACGGGTGCAGCGCCCCGGGGCCTGGCCGACTGGGCGCGGGCGCACCGCAATGACCTGCTCGGGTGA
- a CDS encoding YrdB family protein gives MTNAPQSPVDWEAVPDPAPARQQRRTFDAWRVLRILVCAFGLLSLAFWGYWSWQLPLPGYLFVVGAPLFAAVVWYFFRSPASPIETDIVGKTIVEVALVIAAGATWISIGLPIVGFVFIVIAALSGVIAFRRETA, from the coding sequence ATGACGAACGCCCCGCAGTCCCCCGTCGATTGGGAAGCGGTCCCCGACCCCGCTCCGGCCCGCCAGCAGCGACGCACGTTCGACGCCTGGCGCGTGCTCCGCATCCTGGTCTGCGCGTTCGGCCTGCTCTCCCTGGCGTTCTGGGGGTACTGGTCGTGGCAGCTCCCCCTGCCCGGCTACCTGTTCGTGGTCGGCGCCCCGCTGTTCGCGGCCGTCGTCTGGTACTTCTTCCGCTCGCCGGCCTCGCCGATCGAGACCGACATCGTCGGCAAGACGATCGTCGAGGTCGCCCTGGTCATCGCCGCAGGCGCGACCTGGATCTCCATCGGCCTGCCCATCGTGGGCTTCGTCTTCATCGTGATCGCCGCCCTGAGCGGCGTGATCGCGTTCCGCAGGGAGACCGCGTGA